The DNA region GTGGCCTGTTCCAGTCCTTGTGACGCTGTTTACTGTAAACTGCAGGCCCAGTCAGAGTCAAGCTGTGGCCTGTTCCAGTCCTTGTGACGCTGTTTACTGTAAACTGCAGGCCCAGTCAGAGTCAAGCTGTGGCCTGTTCCAGTCCTTGTGACGCTGTTTACTGTAAACTGCAGGCCCAGTCAGAGTCAAGCTGTGGCCTGTTCCAGTCCTTGTGACGCTGTTTACTGTAAACTGTAGGCCCAGTCAGAGTCAAGCTGTGGCCTGTTCCAGTCCTTGTGACGCTGTTTACTGTAAACTGTAGGCCCAGTCAGAGTCAAGCTGTGGCCTGTTCCAGTCCTTGTGACGCTGTTTACTGTAAACTGCAGGCCCAGTCAGAGTCAAGCTGTGGCCTGTTCCAGTCCTTGTGACGCTGTTTACTGTAAACTGTAGGCCCAGTCAGAGTCAAGCTGTGGCCTGTTCCAGTCCTTGTGACGCTGTTTACTGTAAACTGCAGGCCCAGTCAGAGTCAAGCTGTGGCCTGTTCCAGTCCTTGTGACGCTGTTTACTGTAAACTGTAGGCCCAGTCAGAGTCAAGCTGTGGCCTGTTCCAGTCCTTGTGACGCTGTTTACTGTAAACTGCAGGCCCAGTCAGAGTCAAGCTGTGGCCTGTTCCAGTCCTTGTGACGCTGTTTACTGTAAACTGCAGGCCCAGTCAGAGTCAAGCTGTGGCCTGTTCCAGTCCTTGTGACGCTGTTTACTGTAAACTGCAGGCCCAGTCAGAGTCAAGCTGTGGCCTGTTCCAGTCCTTGTGACGCTGTTTACTGTAAACTGCAGGCCCAGTCAGAGTCAAGCTGTGGCCTGTTCCAGTCCTTGTGACGCTGTTTACTGTAAACTGTAGGCCCAGTCAGAGTCAAGCTGTGGCCTGTTCCAGTCCTTGTGACGCTGTTTACTGTAAACTGCAGGCCCAGTCAGAGTCAAGCTGTGGCCTGTTCCAGTCCTTGTGACGCTGTTTACTGTAAACTGTAGGCTAACAGAGCAGCACACTCTTCTAATGTAGGCTGTTATGATGTTTCCAGAGTAGGTGGTTAAAAACgttatttataaactgggtggtttaaGCCATGAATggtgattggctgacagctgtgttATCGAAccgtatttacatttacgtcatttagcagacgctcttatccagagcgacttacaaattggtgcattcaacttatgatagccagtgggacaaccactttttttttttgggagggggtagaaggattacttttatactattcctggTATTCCTTAGAGGTAGgctttcaagtgtctccggaaggtggtcagggactccgctgtcctggcgtcgtgggggagcttgttccaccattggggtgccagagcagcgaataccTTTGACACTGGTATGATAAAATTTAAATttctactgctctaattacgttggtaaccagtttataatagcaataaggcacctcaggttTGTGGTAAAttaccaatataccacggctaagagctgtatccaggcactccgggTTGCGTcgcgcataagaacagcccttagccgtggtattttGGCCATATACCATTCCCCTTGGGGcgtttattgcttaattatactatAACATCTATGCTGACTCACTGACATTCTCCAACGAGCAAAGCCTTTATGATAGTCAGACAATGCGGAAACATGTCCTTGTGGTCGCTAAGCCCATCACGTCATATTGAGCAACAGCTTGTTTTtgtctgcccagtcatgtgaccTGACCGCTGAGGAGGGAAATGGAGGGGTGGGTGGCTATTATCAGCATGTGAACATGTTGGGTTGCCTAATGCCTTAGATGCCTGGGTCGTGTTTCATAGGGCGTACTGTagaaaaatgttttgcaacgtaaaaaaaaaaaatgaaaaggcGCGTTTCTCATTGGACAAGTACAGATAGTATCTCCCCCCTGTTCTGAATGTTTTGTTGCTTACTTAAACACATTCCCTGTCATGTCTGCTATCTCTCGTCAGGCTGCTATCACAACGACCCACTCCATACGGGTCCAGCCTCAGCATGTAGGCTATTGATCCAGCACCACTAGGCTAACTATGGAATGTCTGCTGAGTAATCGGTTCCTTTTGTCACATGATTAACCATCTATCACATTGATGGTTTTATTTGGCAGCGGCTGTGCATCCATCGGCTTCTCTGGCATTCCTCTCTCGGTCAACGCAACATTTTTGGCCTTACGTGCCTGAATCTGACATCCCAGAATATTTTTCAGCATCTCGGCAAATACATAATCTTGTAGGCTAAACCTTCTCCTTCTTCGCAGCTGGTTTCATGACAGTTGGTCTGTGTTATGCTTTTTCTTTCAAGGCCAACTGTGAAATATATTGCTGTTTTTTGTTTATAACCTAGCCATTGATACCAACTGACTTGTTTTCTCCAGCTGAAGGAGTGTTGGCCATTGACCTAGCTATAACTACTGTCTAGCTCGAACAGAGTTGGGTTGCTGCTTTCATCTGGTTTCACAGGGTTTCTTGGTAGGATCTGTTTCCATAAAACATTTGATTCATTTCTTTTATCCCAGAGGCCAATATGAGGATGTTTGATTCTGAACAGTTAGGGAACCACAAGccaccacttctctctctctctctctctgtaggctaGCTTACTAACCTATGGACAATGGTGACCTGGGTCATGTTTAGACGCCAAATGGAACAACCATGTTTAGAAAATGAGTCAAACAGGGAGGCAGCATAGCATGCCGTCTGGAGTTATCTCCAATAAGACGCTGCCGTTTTCTGCTGCAAAAGGTTTTGCTACAGTGTCCTAATGAGCCATTGATCTCAATAAATGTTAAATTACGCAAACTAATACTTTATTTTATTATACATATTAATAAACATTGTTTTGCCCTTTTTTCGTgacatccaattggtagttagtcttgtcccatcactgcaactcccctatggACTCGAGAGGCGAAGTTCGTGAGGCATGCATCCTCCGTCAGcttgaccctgccaagccgcactgcttcttgacacgctGCTCGCATTaccccggaagccagccgcaccaatgtgtcggaggaaacaccgtccagctggcgactgaagtcagcttgcaggcgcccggcccgccacaaggagtcgctagagcgcgatgggacaaggaaatcccggccagccaaaccctcccctaaccgggACGACACTGGGacgattgtgcgccgcctcatgggtctcccgttcACGTCCGGCTGATGAGTCATCTGTTTTTTGCTCTACAAAATATATGGAAGTAGTTTTGTCTAAATGACTAAATATGTGGCTTTATCTCCTagctataggacagacactttaacACCGTATTCCTTAGGATTTCttttttgactgtctgttttgacATTTTATTATGCGTTTCTATGGCTATAGCAGTAAAGGCCCAAATCATTTAGAGGTTAATTTATGttttactgtaggcctacttcTAATCCAATGactggctcagttggtagagcatggtgcttgcaacggcagggttgtgtgttcgattcccacgggggaccagtacgaaaatgtatgcactcattgcttttactgtaagtcgctctggataagagcgtctgctaaatgactaaaatgtaacataCTATGTTAATCCAAGAATGGGGCAGTGTAATTTTTCAAACACTTTTTGTGTAACACTTTTCTGTTACACTGACCAACAGTTTGGGATAGATTAAACATATTtgatttttctctctctttctagccgTCGCCACCCCCCTGTTGGGTACTGAACAGTGTGCCCGTGGTCCCCACTACTGGTGCCACAATGTGAAGACTGCCTCCATCTGTGGAGCCGTAGTCCACTGCCAGCAGAACGTATGGAACCAGCCCCAGATGGTGAGACACTAGCCTACTTTATCTAGCAAGTTATTGACTTATTGAAGGGGGAAAGGTCTAGACCAGCGTTTCACAAACTCTGTCCTGAGCCCCCCGCCCCCCCCCGGTACAcattttagttttttgccctagcgctacacagctgattcaaataatcaaagcttgacgaTGAGTTGGTTACTTGAatcagcggtgtgtgtgtggtgggggggggggtcccCCCAGGACGGCGTTTGGGGAAACGCTGGACTAGACCCATGTCTTTACCCTGTGTAAAATGGCTGAACAGTGGGCATTGTTTATCCCGACCTTTGGTTTTCTTACTCTAATCATCTCCCTCCTGCTGTTTCAGAAATCTGTGCCATGTGACCTGTGTAAGGAGGTGCTGGCTGTGGTGGACCAGCTGCTGAAAGACAATGCTACTGAGGTGAGTCATGGAGGACGAATGTGGGGAAAGTTCCACCATTTTTGTTGTTATTGCTGGAAAAACCAATTCATGCTCTCTGCCAAAGAACAATTTTGGCTTTCTTCCAACCAGCGTACACACAATCGGTGCATATATGCCGGAACTGTTTTCCAGTCCCCAAATTGAGTTCATAAGACGCAGCCGTCCTCTTGAGTAGTTGGATAGCAGTCGTTCCCCCAGAGGGAGATGTTAGATCGACAGCTGGTGACGAAGACGATGTGTTCGGAGGCTGTGAGatctctaagtgtgtgtgtgtgtgttttctagggTGAGATCCTGGGCTACATGGAGAAGGCCTGTACCTTGATCCCTGACAAGAGCCTGTCTGCGGAGTGTAAGGAGCTGGTGGACAGCTACTACCCCATCCTCGTGGGTATCATCACTGGAGAACTGGTACGTACTATAGACCTATAATAACTGGACTGTTAACAGCCATAacatgattttttattttatttttttaattatttttttacgtTCCTATGAAAGATTTTCAGTGTTAGACAGCCAAATCACAGCTGAACTGATAAGCAAAAAGTTGACTGGATGCCTGTTGGCCCTGATATCTACCATACAGTTTAGTCAGGGGACCGTAATCTGTTGTGACTGAATGGAGATATTAGATTTTGCAAAAAGTTTCTAACGTTTGACAATGAGGTAAAGCAACATTTTGAGGACCACTTGATGAGAGATGACACGTTATATAATCCTACGCATTGACTGTTGTCACTACAGGACACCACTGAAGGTGCTGGGCGTGAGACTGGCATAGGCATTACATCTGATGTTAAGAGTTTCAGCTCTCTGTAGTAAAGATCATTTATTGTTAAGTAAAACGTATTCCTCTCTCCTTTATCAGACTCCATCTGTCTGTTGTGACACAAAGGGGCACACAGTGgagcttgtgtttgtgtgtgtgtgggctgggGACTAGTGAAGGAGAGGCATTTAGGATGCTAGCTAGTGGGAGCtctgttcacacacacagactgctcTTTGTGGGCCTCTACTGCTTCCTGTGACCGACCGGCTAAATGCTGCATCCCTCTATAGTTCAACCCGCTATGGCTATTGCACCAGATGGACAGCAATACATATAGATGATTTTAAGACTGTTCCTGGACACAAACACTTACAGTGGAGATTCTTTTTTTAGTCCTGGAGTAGCCCTAGTCTGGGTCTGAAGTGGGAAACTGACCCTGAGAGttacagtgttgtgtgtgtgtgtgtcacagaatGTTGGTTGCACCTtttttaattggggaggacggactcatggtaatggctggaactaaataaatggaatggtatcgaactcATCAAAcgtttgattccattccagccattattataatAAGCGGTCATCCCCTCAGCAGCCGTGTGTGTGAGGAACAGTAGTGAGTTAATGGTGGCGTGGTAGTGAGACGTGCATGTTGTAGTGACCTAAAGTGGGTGCCGATTCTGGGTTCCAGGAGGACCCCCAGGTGGTGTGTGGTGCCATGGGTCTGTGTGAGACCCAGCAGGCAGCTCTGGCCAGGCTGGCTGTACTCCAGTCCAACCAGATCCCCCAGCTCACGTCCAATGAGATCCCTCGGGTAGACCTGGCCCAGAGGGTCGCCCCCTTCCTCCTCAACGTCCCCGGGCTCCTCTACCCCCAGCAGGAAGCTGCCCCAAAACAGCAGGAAGCTGCCCCAAAACAGGTACATGGTCATACGTCTTTGTGACGTCTGAAAGGGCTttacggagagagagaaaatagattcTGCATTTGATTTCCTATTACACCTAATCTAGATGcacctgggttgtgttcagtagggcacaaagTACCAAattgttttgcaacggaaaactgAAATCAGTGCTCTCATTGACAAATTCTGTCTGTACCGCCCCATTTTCAAAACATTcccctactgaacacgacccgGTACCAACTTTAAACTACTACTGATTCATATTGGTATGTGTGTAGATGTAGCAGTTACTCCTCATTCACTAGTGAATGTCTTCTGTCCCCTGTAGGAGAGTGGAGACGTGTGTGAGGACTGTGTGAAGTTCATCACAGACACCCAGGACGAGGCTAAGAGCAACTCCACCTTCGTCAACTCTCTGATCGAACAGATCCAGAACCAGTGTGACCTGCTGGGACCTGGCATCTCTGACCTGGTGAGAGGACTAGTTATCTAGTTAGTTACAGATCCAGAACCAGAGTGACCTCTGACCTGGTGAGAGGACTAGTTATCTAGTTAGTTACAGATCCAGAACCAGAGTGACCTCTGACCTGGTGAGAGGACTAGTTATCTAGTTAGTTACAGATCCAGAACCAGTGTGACCTCTGACCTGGTGAGAGGACTAGTTATCTAGTTAGTTCCAGAACCAGTGTGACCTCTGACCTGGTGAGGACTGGGTTTTATAACAAGGGAGCACAGAAAAATACAATTTATTTTCACCAGAGTGgtgttaactccaaccctgttcctggagagcaaccgtcctgtaggttttaactccaaccctaatctagcgcacctgattctaataattagctggttgataagctggaCCAGGTTAGTTATAACTGGGGTCGGAGCGAAAATCCTAAAGGAGGATATCCCTCcaggaacagggctggagaggctttttccccaaaaaaattatCTCATATATATATGACTctcctttaaaatatatatatatatgactctcctttaaaatatatatatatatatgactctcctttaaaaaatatatttccctttaatttccaaccccaccaccccttccctaattggagtaaactagtgaacaacaattcttaggcctctacttccagcttatacatactaatatacattttatggacagagtcaattttttgtttgttttttctcctgaacttcctcaacctctccgatcattttcatgacgtCCATCCGATTTGCTTCGATCTTTCTGGAGAGGCTTGCGGCCTAGACGTTAGCTGGTTTTATGCACCAACAAGTACTTTTAATCTATGAAGCTAGGAGAGCACATGGGTATAaaatgtcctgtcctgtcctgtgtttCAGTGCAAGCAGTACGTCAGCCAGTACGCTCCTCTCATCGTCCAGCAGCTTATGTCCATGGTGAGTAAATCCTCCTTCCACGTGATCTAAGTTCCAGCGTTAAACCATTTAACAATACCTCTCATCATTTAGCCCATAGTTCTGCGTAATattaccagtggtgtaaagtacttaagtaaaaaatactttaaagtacttaagAAGTTTTTCTGGGTCTGTACTTTACTTcactcctaaagaaaataatgtactttttactccatacattttccctgacacccaaaagtaatcgttagattttgaatgcttagcaggacaggaaaatggtccaattcacgcacttatcaagagaacatccctggtcatccctactgcctctgatctggcggactcactgagcacacatgcttcgtttgtaaatggtgttgtagtgtgcccctggctatccgtaaagaAATTAAAAATCAACAAatttgtgccatctggtttgtttAATGTAAGGAATTtaaaaatgatttatactttcgatacttaagtacattATAGCACAATAGATCAATTTAGCCCATACCACTACCCCACCCAGCCTGCTGATTTCATTCATCTTTAATCACTCGTTTTATTTgtattcttccctctctcctcatcccctcctccatTCATGTACCTCTTTtgctctctccccctgctctggGGTTGCTGCTGGTCTCTAGGAACAGGTAGGTGTCTCTCTGTGTTCAGCTTTGTCTCTCACCCTTCAGGCTGTGGCCACACAGTGACTTGGATGACATTGTATTACGCATTCATCACTGTTcgatttttggattttttttttgtcctgCAAAAGTTCCAGTTACATATGCATTAAGGCCGACATTTgtgctgttttttattttatttgacaagaCAATCCTGTCCATTGTCTATCTGTCAACGGATGACGCCCATTGAAAAAACTATCTATTTTTCAGACACACAATCTGTCTGCCCACAGCCTTAGCACCTGCTTCCTGTACTGTCTGCCCACAGCCTTAGCATCTGCTTCCTGTACTGTCTGCCCACAGCCTTAGCATCTGCTTCCTGTACTGTCTGCCCACAGCCTTAGCATCTGCTTCCTGTACTGTCTGCCCACAGCCTTAGCATCTGCTTCCTGTACTGTCTGCTTCCTGTACTGTCTACCCACTAGTGCCACTTACTTTAAATAATCACCTTTACTGCTCTAGAACTGTGTCCCAATGTTGTTCTGTTTATTTGTGCCGGATGCAAATCATCTTTAGGTTGAAAGCCATCAAGGTTCTTTTGGAAATATATTTTACGTGCATGTCTTGATACTAGACTGCAGATGGGTCAATGTAATGTTTTCTTCCTCTTTTCATGCCACAAACATGAATGACTGTCACTACCAATCTGATAGAGTCTTAATGCCTCATTAGTGTCTGCAACCATCTGAACTGGGTGCATATTGCCCTATGCACACCTCTGGCTCTAGAACCATTTTACAAAGAGACTTATGGGTTGGTGGCTTAGACTGTGTATTGTATGGGTACTTATTGTGAGGGCAGTGTGTGGGTTTTTAAATTTGATTGCATGATAACACTGTAGAACGTATAGCATGGCTCGTCATCCTAACAGCATGTGATGAAACATTTTCTGAGGTATGAATGTATCCAAATGTCCATTCTGACATTCTCCCCCCCCTCTCAGCAACCCAAGGATATCTGTGCCTTCGCTGGCTTCTGCTCTGCTGATGTGAAGAGCTCTGTCCCCATGATGAAGCTGGTGGCCGCCAAGGCCATCCCCGTTGCCAAGGCCATCCCTGCTGTCAAACTGGTTCCTGCCACTAAGATGGAGGCTGTCAAGCCTGCCAAGGTAGGGTCACTTCCTGATACTAGCAAGTGCACTGGCCACGTTGAACACCTTTTTCTTTTTTCAAATGTGTATGAACTGAACAAGCGATCAGTCATGACAGACACTGTTCATCATCAATGTAAAGACACTGGACTCTTCAGAGTACTACCTGCAGTAACAACATTTACTGGACTCGGCATTCTGCTTTCCAAAATCTAGATTGTCTGGAAATGTATTTATTTCCAATCTCACGGATCTTGGGGTACTGGGTATTGCTATACTAACTAACTTGTATTTTCTGTAGAACATGGTCCGTGCCCGTGACTCGCCCCAATGTGGCGTATGCGAGTTCATGATGAAGGAGGTGGAGGCCATGCTGGAGGATGAGCAGACTGAGGTAGGTCACCCCAACATGTTGCTCAGGAGTCATGACCTGCTAGAAAACACTGACTGTGGTAAAGTACTAAAGGGTTTCAGGTTCAAACAGGAGTAGACTGAAACATcacgctttttttttttttttacg from Coregonus clupeaformis isolate EN_2021a unplaced genomic scaffold, ASM2061545v1 scaf0038, whole genome shotgun sequence includes:
- the LOC121547773 gene encoding prosaposin isoform X2, which encodes MLYFALFFVSAAVATPLLGTEQCARGPHYWCHNVKTASICGAVVHCQQNVWNQPQMKSVPCDLCKEVLAVVDQLLKDNATEGEILGYMEKACTLIPDKSLSAECKELVDSYYPILVGIITGELEDPQVVCGAMGLCETQQAALARLAVLQSNQIPQLTSNEIPRVDLAQRVAPFLLNVPGLLYPQQEAAPKQQEAAPKQESGDVCEDCVKFITDTQDEAKSNSTFVNSLIEQIQNQCDLLGPGISDLCKQYVSQYAPLIVQQLMSMEQQPKDICAFAGFCSADVKSSVPMMKLVAAKAIPVAKAIPAVKLVPATKMEAVKPAKNMVRARDSPQCGVCEFMMKEVEAMLEDEQTEDVVHAVEKVCSVLPSSLSAQCKDLIEAYGQAIIELLVQEADPKTICTVLGLCKDASRAFIPVLDQAQVEAGGYCDVCKMAVRYIDGILEQNATEAQIEDAVRKVCSFVPEAVRTECDQLVEQYEPMLVQLLLQMLDPDFVCMKVGVCPEAVRRLLGMEQCSWGPAFWCKDMDTAKRCNAVAHCRRHVWE
- the LOC121547773 gene encoding prosaposin isoform X4; translated protein: MLYFALFFVSAAVATPLLGTEQCARGPHYWCHNVKTASICGAVVHCQQNVWNQPQMKSVPCDLCKEVLAVVDQLLKDNATEGEILGYMEKACTLIPDKSLSAECKELVDSYYPILVGIITGELEDPQVVCGAMGLCETQQAALARLAVLQSNQIPQLTSNEIPRVDLAQRVAPFLLNVPGLLYPQQEAAPKQQEAAPKQESGDVCEDCVKFITDTQDEAKSNSTFVNSLIEQIQNQCDLLGPGISDLCKQYVSQYAPLIVQQLMSMEQQPKDICAFAGFCSADVKSSVPMMKLVAAKAIPVAKAIPAVKLVPATKMEAVKPAKNMVRARDSPQCGVCEFMMKEVEAMLEDEQTEQDVVHAVEKVCSVLPSSLSAQCKDLIEAYGQAIIELLVQEADPKTICTVLGLCKDASRAFIPVLDQAQVEAGGYCDVCKMAVRYIDGILEQNATEAQIEDAVRKVCSFVPEAVRTECDQLVEQSVTLLTTLSLSSSVTSWLSSDSVNHSLSPPV
- the LOC121547773 gene encoding prosaposin isoform X3, coding for MLYFALFFVSAAVATPLLGTEQCARGPHYWCHNVKTASICGAVVHCQQNVWNQPQMKSVPCDLCKEVLAVVDQLLKDNATEGEILGYMEKACTLIPDKSLSAECKELVDSYYPILVGIITGELEDPQVVCGAMGLCETQQAALARLAVLQSNQIPQLTSNEIPRVDLAQRVAPFLLNVPGLLYPQQEAAPKQQEAAPKQESGDVCEDCVKFITDTQDEAKSNSTFVNSLIEQIQNQCDLLGPGISDLCKQYVSQYAPLIVQQLMSMQPKDICAFAGFCSADVKSSVPMMKLVAAKAIPVAKAIPAVKLVPATKMEAVKPAKNMVRARDSPQCGVCEFMMKEVEAMLEDEQTEQDVVHAVEKVCSVLPSSLSAQCKDLIEAYGQAIIELLVQEADPKTICTVLGLCKDASRAFIPVLDQAQVEAGGYCDVCKMAVRYIDGILEQNATEAQIEDAVRKVCSFVPEAVRTECDQLVEQYEPMLVQLLLQMLDPDFVCMKVGVCPEAVRRLLGMEQCSWGPAFWCKDMDTAKRCNAVAHCRRHVWE
- the LOC121547773 gene encoding prosaposin isoform X1, producing MLYFALFFVSAAVATPLLGTEQCARGPHYWCHNVKTASICGAVVHCQQNVWNQPQMKSVPCDLCKEVLAVVDQLLKDNATEGEILGYMEKACTLIPDKSLSAECKELVDSYYPILVGIITGELEDPQVVCGAMGLCETQQAALARLAVLQSNQIPQLTSNEIPRVDLAQRVAPFLLNVPGLLYPQQEAAPKQQEAAPKQESGDVCEDCVKFITDTQDEAKSNSTFVNSLIEQIQNQCDLLGPGISDLCKQYVSQYAPLIVQQLMSMEQQPKDICAFAGFCSADVKSSVPMMKLVAAKAIPVAKAIPAVKLVPATKMEAVKPAKNMVRARDSPQCGVCEFMMKEVEAMLEDEQTEQDVVHAVEKVCSVLPSSLSAQCKDLIEAYGQAIIELLVQEADPKTICTVLGLCKDASRAFIPVLDQAQVEAGGYCDVCKMAVRYIDGILEQNATEAQIEDAVRKVCSFVPEAVRTECDQLVEQYEPMLVQLLLQMLDPDFVCMKVGVCPEAVRRLLGMEQCSWGPAFWCKDMDTAKRCNAVAHCRRHVWE